A section of the Babylonia areolata isolate BAREFJ2019XMU chromosome 1, ASM4173473v1, whole genome shotgun sequence genome encodes:
- the LOC143290569 gene encoding serine/threonine-protein kinase greatwall-like, which produces MSKDAQLEVAQTLYGRSSNKATVKFVVSDILGKGHYGLVFLAEEETTGTRFAIKVMRKEQRNINKYAYIEEAVLRMSRSCPFIIHLFSSFQTTTSYYLVMEHAFGGNLKQIIDEYGSLTVESVRY; this is translated from the exons ATGTCGAAG GACGCTCAGTTGGAGGTAGCACAAACGCTGTATGGTCGGTCCAGCAACAAAGCGACGGTCAAGTTCGTCGTCAGTGATATACTGGGCAAAGGCCActatggactg GTATTCCTGGCGGAGGAGGAGACGACTGGAACCCGGTTCGCCATCAAAGTGATGCGGAAGGAGCAGCGAAACATCAACAAGTACGCCTACATCGAAGAGGCGGTCCTGAGGATGTCGCGGAGCTGCCctttcatcatccacctcttcagcaGCTTCCAGACCACG ACATCCTATTACCTGGTGATGGAACACGCCTTTGGAGGGAACTTGAAACAAATCATTGACGAGTACGGTTCCTTGACAGTTGAATCAGTGAGGTACTag